Below is a genomic region from Meleagris gallopavo isolate NT-WF06-2002-E0010 breed Aviagen turkey brand Nicholas breeding stock chromosome 5, Turkey_5.1, whole genome shotgun sequence.
GGGCCTTGGAATTGGGAGTTTTAGCAGGAGTGGAGGGTCCATTAGTCAGTATCTGGCTGGTCTGCTCCCTTAAAAAATTCAGCAGAAAAGGCACAAAGTCTTTCTGAAGCAAACTGAACGATACCAGCTTGTCATGGATGTGATTCTCCTACAAAAGAGGACAAAGCATTAATATAAAGTTGCttcctcattctttcttttaactGGTCTAGACTCATTTAGTACTGCAATACACAATAAAAAACGTGATATGCCAAAGTAGGCCAATACAATTCAAATGACCTTAGCGCAAGTCATAAGCCTGAAAGCCAGCTTAGCCAGCCTCCACACAGTCATTTTTGGCAGGAGATTCCCAATGGAGTCACTCACTTTGGCCCTCCAGCTGGGAACTAGCAGAGCTGTCCCCTGGAAACAGCAGTGATACTTactggagctgcagccagcaagagCCTGGAGCAACCGGCACCTCTGCGTCCAATGTTTCAAAGTAGGGCATGGATACTCAAGCAACTAATTctaacatgaaaaacaaaagcctacAACTTCTCCGTTCCCTGCTTATCCACAAATGCCACCTACATCCACAGAGGGGTGCTGTGAGAACAAATGTTTAAGTACTTGGAGTCCTGCGGTGCCAAATATCAGATTATTTCAATTACATATTTCTTCTCACTTGAGACCCCCCAGAGTGCTAACAGAGACTGCACAACTTCAACATGCATGACATTTGTAAGTAacaaaaccttaaaaaaaaaaaaaaaacactaataGAATCAACATGTTATAAACCTAAACAGATGGCTGTCTTCCCAGGGTAACATTAGACAAAAAGACCTCATATCCCATACATAGCTCAAAGTCTTGTACACTAAGAAAAGTGTCTTTTGTTCCTAACAATGCACACATTCCCACTTCCTCTCCATTGTACTCTGTGCCATCTCAACAACAGTAGAAGCAGTGCTCACAGGCAGCAACTTCTCCCTTAgtaacatgaaaataattgcacgcaaattctgtttcatttctattCATATCTCCACTctaagaaagaagagcaaacaCTGTTCTGGAAGTACTTTTCACAAAAGAAGGCAGTGAGAGCAGGGCCATGATCTCATTCATCCCATCCTTGACACCAGTGCTGAAACTCTTCCTCGAAAGcatgacagcacagcagctccctaGTGAAGCCTGAAGCTGGCACAGCCTTGGTACAGAGCGGACTTATCCCCTGGGCAGACCAGGGCCAGCACAAAAAACCCACTGGGTGCCAGCAGTGCAGAATTGCCCCACGAAAGCCAGGGCAAGATGTACTCTACCATTCCTTGGTTGCCCATCTATGTTTAGAGACAGCTTACAGTCTGCACACATGGCCAGTCAGCTCCTCAAACTtttctgagcacagcatgcCTTTACTCCTCCCTCACTGTGTGTTAAAAGAGGTTCATAGCCCTGCTGTAGGATGAGGGTGTGCCAGAGCTCCCTGCCTCTCACTAGCCTCCTCACCCCACACACCACCCACAGCCCTTGGCAAGGCAAACCCCCCTGCTAGCCAGCCCAAACCCTCCAGTTCTGAGTGGTCAGCGCCACCAATTGCATGGCACCTGCAGGCCCACATCTGCAGCCCACAGGTTAAGAAGGGCTGGACACCTGGAACACTGCTCCCTCCTTCCCACACAAGGTTGGGGTGATAGCAGTAAGCTCTGATCTTAATTAAAGGCATTCTAAGGAGCTCGGGCTGAAAATGCTTCACGTACAGACCTTGTCTCCACAGTATCACTTCAGTATAAGCGCTCCTGTCAATCTGTGGTTACAAAGGCTTCTACAATCACAGGAACACCAACGCTCGGCCCACAGCGCGTTACAAAGCTCCGTGCGCTCGGATGTAGCGGATCTCCACGCTCAGACTAGCAACAGGTCGGGAGACACCACAGCGTGCGCACAGGGCCACGAGCAGCTCCCGACGCGCAGCGGGACGCTGCACAAGCCCCGCTCCCACCAGTGAGGCGGCGGGAAGCGCAGCCCCCCGCGTCACCGCGCCNNNNNNNNNNNNNNNNNNNNNNNNNNNNNNNNNNNNNNNNNNNNNNNNNNNNNNNNNNNNNNNNNNNNNNNNNNNNNNNNNNNNNNNNNNNNNNNNNNNNNNNNNNNNNNNNNNNNNNNNNNNNNNNNNNNNNNNNNNNNNNNNNNNNNNNNNNNNNNNNNNNNNNNNNNNNNNNNNNNNNNNNNNNNNNNNNNNNNNNNNNNNNNNNNNNNNNNNNNNNNNNNNNNNNNNNNNNNNNNNNNNNNNNNNNNNNNNNNNNNNNNNNNNNNNNNNNNNNNNNNNNNNNNNNNNNNNNNNNNNNNNNNNNNNNNNNNNNNNNNNNNNNNNNNNNNNNNNNNNNNNNNNNNNNNNNNNNNNNNNNNNNNNNNNNNNNNNNNNNNNNNNNNNNNNNNNNNNNNNNNNNNNNNNNNNNNNNNNNNNNNNNNNNNNNNNNNNNNNNNNNNNNNNNNNNNNNNNNNNNNNNNNNNNNNNNNNNNNNNNNNNNNNNNNNNNNNNNNNNNNNNNNNNNNNNNNNNNNNNNNNNNNNNNNNNNNNNNNNNNNNNNNNNNNNNNNNNNNNNNNNNNNNNNNNNNNNNNNNNNNNNNNNNNNNNNNNNNNNNNNNNNNNNGTGCCCATCGTGGGCGGCATCGACACGCTGGAGCTGCCCGGCGCCGCCGTGGGGGAGATGGGTGAGTGCGGGGCGCCGCCTTCGCGCCTTGACGCGCAGTGCTGCGTGTAGCCGGCGGCCCGTGACACTACGGCGCAAGAGCACGTGGGAGTGGACCTCCCGTCCCGGCGGCGCTAAGTCAGCCCCTTCTGTCCACGTTTGTAGATCCCGTTCTTGAAATTGCAGAAATAGAATGCCAGCGTGCAATCCTAGGCTGCCCGAAGTGCTGTGACTACGTATGGTTTTGTGTCCCAGAGAGAAGGGGTGTTAACGCGgtgaaacagcagctgcagtaCACAGGGATTCCCCGCAATCAGCGTCACCGTGCACATATACAGTGCGGAACAAGATTTGTCTTTTGGAACCTGCATCTTAGCCCCCACGGTTGGGACAGTAAGGGAATTACAATTCACGGCTATTCAGTAAATGGATCTTTAGGGTTTTCTTCCCCACGTATAGGGGTGATGTGTGTTCTAAAAGCATCAGCGCAGCGCAAGTTGCTGTGGTAGGGTCTTAGTTCGAGGGCTGATGGGTGTGCTGAAGGGTAAAAACGCACCTGACTGACTGTGAAGTTCCTCACTGactttgctctgcttttcctcttccctcatCTCTAGGATTTAATGATGATCCTGGCCCATCTCATCAACCCGGTCTTGAGAAGATGAACCTAAAAGAAGAGATAGTGGTGAAAGTGGTAGAGCCGGAGGAAAGCTCTGAGGACATGGCAGTAGTCCCACCTAGCCAGGAGCAGCTGCCTTATCTGGGGACATCAGGTGGCGCTTCCTCAGGGAAGGTAAAAGCGAAATCAAAAGGCAGATCCCAGGCAGACCAAAACGGAATAACTGAAGCGGACCTAGTGCAGATTCAGCAGACCCAGATGCAGGTGATCCAGTCTGGCTTTGACAGTGTCAACCACAatcttcagctgctgcagcaaggcATGCAGGATCTGAGTAACAGCCTCAGCATCATGGCGCATACGCTTGTTGCTATCAAAAACGtctatgtgaaaaataacactgGCCCAACTACATACAGCACCACCTCTACTCAGACCACAGCCGGGTACCTGAGCCCGGGTTCTCCCCAGGTTTCccctgctgaggacagaggccGGGTGCAgatggctgggagcagcagcaggagcagcagctgcagttccAGCTCTACATCCCAGGAACCAGGTCCTTCAGAGTTTCCCAGGCCCCCCCTGAGAACCATTAAGAAAGAACATCCAAACGGCTGCTACTACTTCTGCTTTGCAGACATGTAAAACTTGAATATATGTACAGTGACTGTGGTGTTAGGTGCTGTTGTTTGTTCTGCTCCAGCCTGTGACTTGAAGGAGCAAAGTGGACTTGCCCCCCGCATTTTTTCCCAGTGGGAAATGTTTCTCTATAGGAGGTGGCATTAAACACTAAATACCAGTTCTGTTTGTTAACTCAGTTTCAGCTGGCtaatgtttttctgctgttctctttatcCTCTTACTCtcttaaaaacagatttattttgacTAAAACTCTTGTCTGTATTATCCTTTGTTTAATGTGaccttttggaaaataaaaggcatgAGATTTGGGTGAAAAAGTAACGTTATGGTTACTGATTAGCAGGAGCTGTCTTACATGAGTTGcttagttttgtctttttttttttttaattaaacaaatggCAAAATGAGCTGGTGTTTTTAAGTAGTTGTTTTTTCTAATACTTAtaaatgtttgcttgtttgctgttggtttgaggttttgtttttctgagtcTCAGCTGTGCAAGGAAAGTACGGCAGGAAGGGTTGGATACACCTGCTTCCCTGAGGGATGGTTTTTGGATTGAGTTCTTGATGAATGTGCTTCTCCAAATTCATACAGCATTGCTCCATTTGGCTGCTGTTCATTCCCAGCTTGCCAAATGCACCTTCTCAGAggcattttgttttacttcactAGCAAAGCAGGCTATTTCTTGTGATATTATTAAAATAGAGACATAAAGCAAAAACAGTAACTGATGAGTGATGCCTGGCTTTGACATGGAATAACGTTTCTTATTGTGGCTTATAAGCAGGCTCTTCTGATTTTGCAAGCTTTCTGGAATTGGTATCACATCACTtgaaatacaaagaacaaaaaatgtttcagcATTGTTTTACATTTAGACTCGCTGTTAAATAAATTACAGGAGACAGAGGCTGATTCTGGATAGAAAAATGGTCTTGCATAGCTCATGAAGAGATGCTCTTATCTTTACCTTTCAGAGAGATTAGTAAAATCTGCCATTCTTGTAGCTGTACATCcgaggaagaagaaagaaaagaatctgaGCAAAAAGTAACCTGCTAAGTATCTACTCTGATCAGGAGGAAAATATTACTATTGATGCTATCGTTCAGATATGTGGAAGACTAGTGTTTAGAGCTTGTATATTAGAGTCACTTTACTTTGCAAAAAGCACTCCGTTTATATGTCCAGTGTACTCACTGAAGGAAATACAGCAACCCTCTCACCTGCACTTTTATCCTATCACCTAAAAAATCATTCAAGTTCTCCTCATAAGCATTTATCACCAGTATAAAATTCTAAAGATAAATTGGCCTATGGTAATGGTCACTGGTTTTCCAGTGATTCTGAACATATGTTTCTGTTGCATACAGAGTGGCAGCCTAACTACCCCTTCTAGCAACATAACAAGTAAACATCAGGCAAGGTGTATCATTTTTATGTCAACTTGGACAGTGCACTATACTACACAAAAATACAGGActaatttctttcatctttggggggaggagggggaagtgGGCCATTTGCATTGAATTGTGATAAATATGGGAACTACCAGTAGCTGTAAATAATGCAAGGAATGCCCCCCATCACCAGTTACAGACTCTTGGAATAATTACCTCAAAGCAAGGGATTTCATCTTATGCCTGTGCAGGAGTCTGATGGAGCTCAGGTCAGCAGGATTTTAACAGGTTTCTTCTGAGGCATTGCTGAGCaaagaatggaaacaaaattcTTCAAGAGGCCCAAAAGAACTatctaaaaaagaaacagtagaaGAGGATGACAAATCCTGAAGCTCAGCCAGGTGCAGTGCAATTGCAGCCACCACATGGGATTAACACAAGGTCTATGCCCTGGAGGAGGTTCTTAGCTCCTGGTTTCCCATATAAAAGGAGATGGTGTGGGTAACAACTACCACTAATTTACTCATAAAATGCTGACAGCAAAACCAGGATAGAGTTAACCTCCTAGAAGCATTTATATTTCTCAGTACAGATAGGATCTGTCAAGTCTTCATTTGCGGTTTGTTCGCATACAAAAAGCAGCCTCTTAATACTGCTGTGATATCCCAGGTTGGGCTAGAAAAATGTTAGTGAATCAGAAGTTTACCTGGTCTTTTTGGGCAGCTATTTGAGCTTGTCCAGAGTGCAGTAGCCAGTTCTTTCCATATTTCAATTCTTTCTTCAATTATTGATTCTTGAATTTCATTTACTCCAGCCTTTTTAGGGAAAACGGGCTTTTGTGTGCTACACAGCTGTCTCACATTTATGTTTCCATGAGAGAAAGCTATGGTCCAGGTGCAAAGAAGTGCAGCAAGATTTCAAGAGCAGAGCTAATGGACTGTGTCTGCTGTGGTTGTGAAGATGGTTaaaaaggaatatatatatatatataaatgcttcagaaatcagatgagcagagctcagcactgatCTCCAGTGGTGTTCCTGTTCCTGCCTTGGATCTTTTTCAGTCTCTCAATTGTACAGCCTAGGTATGTCAGAGCCGAGTTGAGACCACTCTCTCATTTTGGTTATGATCAGTATTTATGTAATATTCTAAGTAACTTAAGATACTGAGATATCTATCTCACCTCCAGTACAGAGCATgtacatctttcattttcaaattccAATTAATAAAGCTgactttctgtttctttgtgcGTCTTTTCTGTTATCAAATGGTGGCTTTACTGGGAACGCCAGGAACACACACCCTCCAGAAGCACAACAGTACATTTCTGGCTGCTCTTAAGGGCAGAGCTGGCCTTTAATTTGCTTTACATACAGTGCATAACAGTGGCAAAGTCAAGAAAGAGATCCGGAAGTTTTCTCCAATTCTTCTAGACTTCCCTAGCAAACTTGTTCTGCTGTGCAAAGAGCAAGCAGTATTTTCCACAGCACACAAGGACTAAGATAAGTGTGCACGTAGACCATAAATATTGTGATGACACTGTACTTTTATCTAGTTTTtctagaaagagaaatgaaaggatCTTGGATGGAATTAGAGCAACTGGTTAACACTGCATCTCCATGTGGGACAAAATGCCCAGATTCAATAACAACTTCAGTAATGTTTTTGCTATCTGCAGTTAAATTGTATTGCACAGAGAATGAGACTTTACAAGAGGCTGTAAAAGCTTGGCAAGAATGTCCAGACAGCTGgacaaaataaatttattacAGTGGCCTGTGGCTAAATAAGAAATTATAATTTAGCCCATTTAAGAATTAATAAGTGTAGCTGGCTTGCTACACGAGCAAGGCTGGGATCCACCATACCATTACTAAATTGttctgatctgccatggcagtcATTTGTTGTTTGGATGAATGCAGAGAGGATGGATAAGGAACAAGAGCAAATAGAGAAGGAGGAGGGTTGAGTTGTTCCTAATGTTACTTATTACACAATACGTCAATATACTAAACAGTAGAACTCTCATTGACCCAACCATTCTTGCAGTATCAACTTCTGTTGCAGTAGTACCAACTGACacttgctttttgctttctcataacagaaaacaaagtttttctcCATCTAATgtacaataacaacaacaacaacaaaattggaaaaaaaaaaatcaaccttaTACAGTATATTTTAAGCAGCAAAATCACCATACAAACACAATCAAGGATAGAAGTTTTGCATGctgaatgaatattttatttataaccagtttataaaaataaaatacaaaataatttgaaaacaaaacttaaaacaTTGTACAAAGCCTTGATATGgtacaaatgagaaaataaataattacacCTTTATGTACAAATGACCATTACAAGCACATCAACTCTCTTATGTTCTTGGTTGCCTGAgcaaacttaaaagaaaaagaatggctTAGATGATTTCCTAGGAGGGGAAAGAGAACAGCAATTATtgagcaaaataattttgaaggaCTCAATATTTGTCTTATTCAATGGTAATGAACAACCTCAGAAGTGCTTTGCATTTTACTTAATCATGATGCAGATCAAGTGCTTAATTCCTTATGGAGCAACAACATTGTATTTTTAGCTAATACACCAATTTCATTCTTTGTGGTATTGCCCAGAGGTTTTCAATTAGCAGCCATTGGTTTGCAGCTTCAAAAAGTCAGTACTTGTCTGAAGGCATTGCTGGTGATTTCCTTGATTTAGCAGTTTGGATATTCATAggaaagcatttgaaaattgacacctgttctctctctctctctctctctctctctctctctctctctttctctttctctcataCACACTGCAACTCATCTCTGGGTTGATTCTACAGAAAATCAGTTAGAAGTTCAAGAATAATTTCAAGTGTTGCATTCTAACCTAAGAAAGCAGAAGATGCAGAGAAGGCTGCTGGGCAATCATTCCAGATGTCCAGTCATaccagaaagaaggaaaagatgtgaaatgaccccaaatccctTACTGCACCTTGTGTCAAACCTTTATGACCTTGTCTGCCACAATCCAGATAAGGACTTAAAATAATCTGAAGCCATGCAGACCAAGCTGGTCAACATTATGTACCTTCAGGAGCAAGCTGGCCTGCTGCTACTAGAGGTCCCTTGCGTAAAAGTTAGGTCAAAAATCAAGTGatctcaaaatgaaacaaacatctGTAACCAATTAATACTAGCTGAATTCCCACAGCCAACTGGGGATCATCAGAACCCTGTATGAGTAGCCCACCTGCAatattgttttcaaaagaaacgGTGGACTCAGTATTCTTGGCCTAAGCTGACTAACAGCattcttacagaaaataagGATCAAAAAGCAACTCATGTCACAGTCTTCactaaaaatatgcattttccaatttaaaataTAGTAACTGCAAATGCAAGATTTATAGAGTGAATTTATTCTTTCAGTCTctatgcaagaaaaaaaaagctaaacaaaaCTAGGGTCTATTTTAATGAAAGTTTCACTTgcacaagaacagaaaggatCCAAACTGTTTACGTGGACTGGGGAGAAACAGGAGCAAAACACAAGCTAACATCTGCACTACACAAAAAGGCACTGCTCAACAGTTAGAGCAGAAACTTCAAATCCACATTCATTATTTGTACGTACAATTTTGTGCGTTTAAGTTTTGCATTGCATTAGTGGGAATCCTGACATActtgaaacaaaaccagaaagaattTCACCCAGGATTTTGGCACCAAAATTAACCAGTCAGCTGGAACTTCTCTGTGGTAAGGAAGGAGCAGGATACACAGGTCTTGTTGCAGAGCACTGCAACTAAATTCCTGTTCTCTGAAAGACAATTTCTCTATTGCAGCAGTAGAGGAAAACCACCCACTCCCTGGAAGCTGTGGGTACCCCCTGCAGCCTAGGTTCAACTtccctgctggctctgcaggtTGCAATTTGCTCTGTGCTGAATTTGTTGTGTCAACCACACGGTTGTTTCTATTGAAGAAATCTcccaaaaggaaaatacataacTCCTGTAGACGGCCCACGTAATTGCCAGCCACTGTAGAAAGTTAGAAAAGCAATGTTTATTAATCCCACAAAAGTATAAAGTTTTTGAGGTGTTGTCACTGCTACTGTTAAGAGAGGATGGATTACTAGCAACAGAGAGTAGAATCAGCCTATATACTCAATCCTGAAAGGCTGGAAAAATTGCCAAGTTAATACATTagactttaaaataatacattccTCTTCAAATcttccttaaaaacaaacaaacaaatgctcAGAGGTTAATATTAAAAATCTGGTTACTTAAACCACCATCAAATGAGGCTTGTTGCTACTGTGATTAAATAAACTCTCAGCATTTTGCAATATCTTAAGACAATTCCAGGTAGTTATTATAGAATCTGGGCTGAATTTCATAACATTTATCTTTTACAAATGTTACACATAGGGGAGAGGAAGACTGGCTTCAAGTGGATAGCTGAGGTATCCTTGTGTGAGATGAGTGTCTTTACATGATTGCACGCATTGGCTAAGAACAACATGATCCATACCTATGGACTGCACGGAGCCGAAACACTGAACCTTGCTTCCTTTTATCAAAGTTACCAGTCACTGCAAATTGTGAACAAGACATTTCAGCCAAatcaaaacagcaaacaaaatccTTCAGATTACTGCCTACTTGGTTTGCTGAAGAAgttgaataaaaatattctgtgctATTCTGCCAGTTGCAGAAACAAATGAGCATCCAAAGCTTTCAACAGTTGAAGATGGGAATCATGGATAATTGTCTAGGCTTTATTTATACAATTGACGGTTCTCTAACAACTCTTTAGGGTACGCAAGCATATGGAGAATGCACTATATGGGATCATGGTATTAACCTAGACACCCGAGAACCATCTTGCACACTGGCATTGAACAGACAGGCATGGCTCTCACCACCCTGCAGGATCATTcctgcattaaaaaacaacccaaaacttCTATCAGTATATTCCATGAGTTAGTTATTGAGCTCATTAGTGAGTTTGAGCTTCCTTTTAttctcttgtttctttctggaagattcaatttctctctcatttttaacGTTCATACAAAAATTGTAGGCAAGTATTCCTGGTTTGCAACTaaaccttttaaaaacattgaaaTAATCACCTTTTTAGCAGAATTTCTGCTTCTTAGTGTTCTACAGAAATCTCTATTTCATTatggaaaaaatctgtttagaGGAAAGTCCCCACCATTTAACTGGCATTGTCTACATTCgtatcaaagagaaaaaaaacacatttttaggAGCACTGCAATCAACCATTGCATAAATATTACTGGGATAAGAAAGACTTACAGCACTTTTGCCAAAAGAGAACTACAGGATCAGGCCTTGTAAAATTGAAGAGAATCAACATTAGGGCATGGCAAAATTACGGCAGATAAAGCAGAGCTCAGACCAAGTCAAAGCACTACAGACATCAGTTCACTCTGGTAAGTGAGTTTAAGTAAACGGGATGCAATAGCCGAGACTGCTTCTACCTATATACACACATAagcatgtgtatatatgtatataatacaTGTTTCTATATAGTGTAAGTATCTAGGTAAATGTGTATATTCACACATGTACAAaggtatatttatatatattaaaaaaaaaaaatcaaaatcctgTGTTTTGCCAGCAATAATCAATGCCATAATAATTATAAATTCTCACTGGTAGAGCTCTTGCAAGCctttttcaaatgagaaatcTCTGAAACATACAGCACCAGACCCTTCCTTCTACACCAAGACTGTTTAGTGAGGTATGACAGAAAACTTGATCTCAAGCATGGAGACTTCAAGGCAAAAATATGTCCAGATTTTCCAAGTTACAGCCAGTGGCGATAACTCCCCAGAGGTCTGTGCCTCCTGAATAACTGTACATACTCAGTTAAAACCTCATATTGCTCCTGCCTTTGAACACTGAAATTGTTCGTGCTTACTGATCCTACTCAAACAGATAAGTGCCTACCATCATATG
It encodes:
- the LOC104911131 gene encoding uncharacterized protein LOC104911131: MGFNDDPGPSHQPGLEKMNLKEEIVVKVVEPEESSEDMAVVPPSQEQLPYLGTSGGASSGKVKAKSKGRSQADQNGITEADLVQIQQTQMQVIQSGFDSVNHNLQLLQQGMQDLSNSLSIMAHTLVAIKNVYVKNNTGPTTYSTTSTQTTAGYLSPGSPQVSPAEDRGRVQMAGSSSRSSSCSSSSTSQEPGPSEFPRPPLRTIKKEHPNGCYYFCFADM